One Micromonospora sp. WMMD1120 genomic region harbors:
- a CDS encoding DUF397 domain-containing protein: MESATKPIWTRRSSRCDNDHCVTVSRHNQGVDVFDSISPGTVLSFPESSWHAFLLGLGTRKARTSSGEQQA; this comes from the coding sequence ATGGAATCTGCAACCAAGCCGATCTGGACCCGGCGCAGTTCACGATGCGACAACGACCACTGCGTTACCGTGTCGCGCCACAACCAAGGCGTGGACGTCTTCGACTCGATCTCGCCCGGAACCGTCTTGTCCTTTCCTGAATCGTCATGGCACGCCTTCCTCCTCGGCCTTGGAACCCGCAAAGCACGAACATCCAGCGGGGAGCAGCAAGCCTGA
- a CDS encoding PaeR7I family type II restriction endonuclease — protein MARDVQPLLENWWKAKNAAVAKLAADGKSNTGAQARDARHMQSISAFVRQMFIDAGLPEHEVTIDSVVPGYFRRSKNWDVVAMHKGNLVGVVELKSQASSPGNNANNRIEEAIGSSVDAKTVQEMTKAFGTLGVWSAWCITFNRDCESGKPIKPVPPGQLRVKAIDTAFQDMTYATQYATAIERFISQKVYDAGWMIVTWVNADQTVGYDEPIPTATAETLWTQIEARVRFAKQALRNA, from the coding sequence ATGGCCCGTGATGTGCAGCCACTGCTGGAGAACTGGTGGAAGGCGAAAAACGCCGCCGTCGCCAAGCTGGCCGCAGACGGAAAGTCGAACACCGGAGCCCAGGCCCGCGACGCCAGGCACATGCAGAGCATCTCCGCGTTCGTCCGACAGATGTTCATCGACGCAGGGCTCCCCGAGCACGAGGTGACCATCGACAGCGTCGTCCCCGGCTACTTCCGCCGGTCAAAGAACTGGGACGTCGTAGCGATGCACAAGGGCAACCTGGTAGGCGTCGTCGAGCTGAAGTCGCAGGCGTCGAGCCCAGGCAACAACGCGAACAACCGCATCGAGGAGGCCATCGGCAGCTCCGTCGACGCCAAGACCGTCCAGGAGATGACCAAGGCCTTCGGCACACTCGGGGTCTGGTCCGCCTGGTGCATCACGTTCAACCGCGACTGCGAAAGCGGCAAACCGATCAAGCCGGTTCCACCGGGGCAGTTGCGCGTAAAGGCGATAGATACCGCGTTCCAGGACATGACCTATGCGACCCAGTACGCGACCGCCATCGAACGATTCATCTCGCAGAAGGTCTACGACGCCGGCTGGATGATCGTCACCTGGGTCAATGCCGACCAGACCGTCGGATACGACGAGCCAATCCCGACGGCCACTGCGGAAACCTTGTGGACGCAGATCGAGGCTCGCGTGAGGTTCGCCAAGCAGGCTCTACGTAACGCATAA
- a CDS encoding helix-turn-helix transcriptional regulator, producing the protein MALRQLRSERGYSLEDVRQAMEWSLSKVIRIESGTVSISVNDLRALLSFYGVVDPGELGRMIDLARLARRRHWAAEYREYASPSYMDFLGYEDDASRISQYHPFLIPGLLQTEEYARLVVSARPHYRSDGQAAQARVRLRMARQARVFAAGRDSAVRIVLDERALKHVGSKEVMREQFLKIQDLLPRLDLVILKRDSAADPGFVGPFSLHEFDSERDPDVVYLDNQPDDVALVEDADMVDAYKVSFANLYAQAVAADSKDGRRILDFDAPH; encoded by the coding sequence CTGGCGTTGCGCCAGCTCAGAAGTGAGCGGGGCTACTCCCTTGAGGACGTTCGTCAGGCCATGGAGTGGTCGCTGTCGAAGGTCATTCGGATCGAGAGCGGCACGGTGAGCATTTCGGTCAACGACCTGAGGGCGTTGTTGTCGTTCTACGGGGTAGTCGACCCTGGCGAGCTTGGTCGAATGATTGACCTGGCCCGCCTGGCACGTCGACGGCACTGGGCTGCCGAGTACCGGGAGTACGCTTCACCCTCCTACATGGACTTCCTTGGCTACGAGGACGACGCCTCGCGAATCAGTCAATACCATCCGTTCTTGATCCCCGGACTGCTGCAGACTGAGGAATACGCCCGACTAGTAGTCAGCGCCCGTCCGCACTACCGCTCGGACGGGCAAGCCGCCCAGGCGAGGGTGAGGCTGCGTATGGCGCGACAGGCGCGAGTTTTTGCCGCCGGCCGCGACTCAGCGGTGCGGATCGTGCTGGACGAGCGCGCCCTCAAGCACGTCGGCAGCAAGGAAGTCATGCGGGAACAATTCTTGAAAATTCAGGATCTTCTCCCACGCCTAGACCTTGTCATCCTTAAGCGCGACAGCGCGGCAGATCCTGGCTTCGTGGGTCCCTTCTCTTTGCACGAGTTCGACTCCGAACGGGATCCAGACGTGGTGTACCTCGACAACCAGCCTGACGACGTGGCCCTCGTCGAGGACGCCGACATGGTGGACGCCTATAAGGTCTCATTCGCGAACCTCTACGCCCAGGCAGTCGCGGCCGACTCCAAAGATGGTCGACGGATACTCGACTTCGACGCACCTCACTGA
- a CDS encoding histidine decarboxylase produces the protein MTHHQSLSLADAADLSRAPIDVTAVLDHLIHEADAAAATSIGFPGAVDLDYGEVLTRLGNRLWNNIGDPADLGGVAHTRVLERAVIAWVADTLAMPPDDRWGYVTTGGTEGNLSALHTAHHRHPTARIYYSTAAHYSIPKIIRMLGARGVLVNADASGEMDYAHLAAQVSRHRRWPAIVVATAGTTLTEAVDNTTSIRAVLDEHQVTGYLHVDAALSGIPLSLDGRLRLDDDSGISSIAISGHKFLGVPTPCGVVLIRDHARHTARHVAYTATLDTTITGSRCGLAAALLWHAIATHGHEGHRWRATQARRLAAYTVDQLNAAGWPAWRHPHAFTVVMPTPPEQVRKRWLLASDGATSHLICMPGITHGQVDAFLADLTAIAPPRSIPRPRAHGLPTPSRTL, from the coding sequence GTGACCCATCATCAGAGCCTCAGCCTCGCCGACGCCGCGGACCTCAGCCGCGCGCCGATCGATGTCACGGCCGTGCTCGACCACCTGATCCATGAGGCCGACGCCGCCGCCGCGACGAGCATCGGGTTTCCCGGCGCCGTGGACCTCGACTACGGCGAGGTCCTGACCCGCCTCGGCAACCGGCTGTGGAACAACATCGGCGACCCCGCAGACCTTGGCGGAGTCGCCCACACCCGAGTGCTGGAACGGGCCGTCATCGCCTGGGTCGCCGACACCCTCGCCATGCCCCCCGATGACCGATGGGGCTACGTCACCACCGGCGGCACCGAAGGCAACCTCTCCGCCCTGCACACCGCCCACCACCGCCACCCCACCGCCCGGATCTACTACTCCACCGCCGCCCACTACTCCATACCCAAGATCATCCGAATGCTCGGGGCGCGAGGCGTATTGGTCAACGCTGACGCGAGCGGAGAGATGGACTACGCCCACCTCGCCGCCCAGGTCAGCCGCCACCGACGCTGGCCCGCGATCGTGGTCGCCACCGCCGGCACGACCCTGACCGAAGCCGTCGACAACACCACCTCCATCCGCGCCGTCCTCGACGAGCACCAGGTCACCGGATACCTGCACGTTGACGCGGCCCTGTCCGGCATCCCCCTCTCACTCGATGGCCGACTACGTCTCGATGACGACAGCGGCATCAGCAGCATCGCCATCAGCGGCCACAAATTCCTGGGAGTACCAACGCCCTGCGGAGTCGTCCTCATCCGCGACCATGCGCGCCACACGGCCCGCCACGTCGCCTACACCGCCACCCTCGACACCACCATCACCGGCTCCCGCTGCGGCCTGGCCGCCGCCTTGCTCTGGCACGCCATCGCCACCCACGGCCACGAAGGGCACCGCTGGCGGGCCACCCAAGCCCGCCGCCTCGCCGCCTACACCGTCGATCAACTGAACGCCGCCGGCTGGCCCGCGTGGCGGCACCCGCACGCCTTCACCGTCGTCATGCCCACCCCACCCGAGCAGGTACGCAAAAGGTGGCTACTCGCCAGCGACGGAGCCACCAGCCACCTCATCTGCATGCCCGGAATCACCCACGGCCAAGTCGACGCCTTCCTCGCCGACCTCACCGCCATCGCACCACCACGGTCGATCCCACGACCCCGAGCGCACGGCCTACCCACCCCGAGCAGGACGCTATGA
- a CDS encoding methyltransferase domain-containing protein: MTTTHSGQLRPARLRELLDPIIRQQLDRLDIQPGQRVLEIGAGGGEVTADLARLVGPRGRVTAVDKDTSYLNPTSVIDVYQRDLNGDDLPGEPDSFDVVVARWQHGALPHPAAALEQMIARLRPGGWLVLADITDTPPRVFRATEDDTRLIHTVMRRVYRIIAGLDGGGTWTTDAPALLVVKGMPQVCTHASTETWTGGGPGCQLLADVIDHLRPALAAPDTDLDRFIALMADPHVLLGSYERRAVHARKATP, translated from the coding sequence ATGACGACTACTCACAGCGGCCAACTGCGCCCTGCCCGACTGCGTGAACTGCTCGACCCGATCATCCGCCAGCAGCTGGACCGGCTCGACATTCAACCCGGCCAGCGCGTCCTGGAGATCGGCGCGGGCGGCGGCGAGGTCACCGCCGACCTGGCCCGCCTCGTCGGCCCTCGCGGCAGGGTCACTGCGGTCGACAAGGATACGAGCTACCTCAACCCAACGAGCGTCATCGACGTTTATCAGCGGGACCTGAACGGTGACGATCTTCCCGGCGAGCCCGACAGCTTCGATGTCGTCGTCGCCCGATGGCAGCACGGCGCACTGCCACACCCCGCAGCGGCGCTGGAGCAGATGATCGCCCGGCTGCGTCCCGGTGGCTGGCTCGTCCTGGCCGACATCACCGACACCCCGCCACGAGTCTTCCGGGCAACCGAAGACGACACCCGGCTGATCCACACCGTCATGCGACGCGTCTACCGCATCATCGCCGGACTTGACGGTGGCGGCACCTGGACAACGGACGCCCCCGCCCTGCTCGTCGTCAAGGGCATGCCGCAGGTCTGTACCCACGCGTCCACCGAGACCTGGACCGGAGGCGGTCCCGGATGTCAGCTACTCGCCGACGTGATCGACCACCTCCGCCCCGCCCTGGCCGCACCCGACACCGACCTCGATCGGTTCATCGCGCTCATGGCCGACCCACACGTGCTCCTGGGCTCCTACGAACGCCGGGCTGTCCACGCTCGCAAGGCAACCCCATGA
- a CDS encoding DUF397 domain-containing protein, with the protein MKHDPSAIDLYGLPVEGVQLSNFCGGNLGSETQQCVEVGAIPGVEGAYVLGDSKNPGAGQLRFTEGELDDFALGYIAKRGLTA; encoded by the coding sequence ATGAAGCACGACCCTAGTGCAATCGACCTGTACGGCCTGCCGGTCGAGGGGGTGCAGCTGAGCAACTTCTGCGGCGGCAACCTCGGCAGCGAGACCCAGCAGTGCGTCGAGGTCGGCGCGATCCCGGGCGTCGAGGGCGCATATGTCCTCGGCGACAGCAAGAACCCGGGCGCCGGGCAGCTCCGCTTCACCGAGGGCGAGCTGGACGACTTCGCCCTCGGCTACATCGCCAAGCGTGGCCTGACCGCCTGA
- a CDS encoding cupin domain-containing protein: MSLKLLLPKAGVKDLITTWPDEVRVYDGVPAELDRVVSTEDLYDWIDTGCVPAAEVAVVKSPNPSINPLSFSANGRTMPGRLRYLLNNGYTIRFGHMERITAKIHRLAKAVQQETGYSTFVHAFVTPAGEQGLRHHWDQQMTLAIQLAGEKRWNLWKPLFPAPMRDYHDSSLTWQEKWREDWTAAGPDVTIDLKVGQVLVLPRGWVHDPHNISDTEDSVHLTIAIGERTPYWAAEEMIKSAIRDESLRRVIAPAEMTGPGLHDVVEDTRSKLIAYLQTLDTEAFTSHLRHLGYTTLEYNH, from the coding sequence ATGTCGCTCAAGCTGCTGCTCCCCAAGGCCGGCGTCAAAGACCTGATCACCACCTGGCCGGACGAGGTCCGCGTCTACGACGGCGTGCCGGCTGAATTGGACCGCGTAGTCAGCACCGAGGATCTGTACGACTGGATCGACACCGGATGCGTGCCCGCCGCCGAGGTCGCGGTCGTGAAGTCGCCGAACCCGTCGATCAATCCGCTCTCGTTCAGCGCCAACGGACGGACCATGCCCGGTCGGCTGCGCTACCTGCTCAACAACGGCTACACCATCCGCTTCGGCCACATGGAACGCATCACTGCGAAGATCCATCGACTGGCGAAAGCCGTGCAGCAGGAGACGGGCTACAGCACCTTCGTTCACGCGTTCGTGACTCCGGCGGGTGAGCAGGGGCTGCGGCATCACTGGGACCAGCAGATGACCCTCGCCATCCAACTGGCCGGCGAGAAGCGATGGAACCTGTGGAAGCCGCTCTTCCCCGCCCCAATGCGTGACTATCACGACTCGTCCCTGACCTGGCAGGAGAAGTGGCGCGAGGACTGGACCGCGGCCGGCCCGGACGTCACCATCGACCTCAAGGTCGGCCAGGTCCTGGTCCTGCCCCGAGGATGGGTGCACGACCCGCACAACATCAGCGACACCGAGGACAGCGTGCACCTGACCATCGCCATCGGAGAGCGCACCCCGTACTGGGCAGCCGAAGAAATGATCAAGAGTGCGATCCGCGACGAGTCACTGCGGCGCGTCATCGCGCCCGCCGAGATGACCGGGCCCGGGCTGCATGACGTCGTCGAGGACACACGCAGCAAGCTGATCGCGTACCTGCAAACCTTGGACACGGAGGCGTTCACCAGTCACCTGCGGCACCTGGGCTACACCACGCTGGAGTACAACCACTGA
- a CDS encoding APC family permease codes for MQVGLARRTLTPFGLWMFGAAASAPMVVLSGGIVATYATTKVVALPLIFVLVAGTVALLAVGYAAMARQLGHPAAYYGILAHGLGRSWGVAAGVVALVAYNAIQISLYGLFGATMAAHLGGTWWVWAGLALVVVGVLGVRAIVLSTRVLAVVLAVSLLIVAAFVLAGVAQPAAGKVSWDGFHASALAATGIGGAVAFCVAAYMGVDAPGSLVEEAVDRRSVGRATIGGVLVLGGVYAVAAFAMGAAVGPDVVGEVAADPAAGLPFSVLARLGDWWTTLANVVLIFAIVTSMLAFHSVLARYVFAMAREKVLPASLARSSSATRVSAPRGGSLMQTTVAVAVVAVFAFSGADPVAVMFTWLSALGAMGLLCLLLAASVAAMTAPGRVRGPQAGAWEWRLAPALGVLGGSVVLALMIGNAGSLLGAAPGSLYPFLLPVILLATAVAGGVWAGHLRRARPEVYVGIGRGTPKRHAVPDAMNLSI; via the coding sequence GTGCAGGTGGGGCTCGCTCGTCGGACGCTGACGCCGTTCGGGTTGTGGATGTTTGGAGCAGCGGCCTCAGCGCCCATGGTGGTGCTCAGCGGAGGCATTGTCGCCACCTATGCGACGACGAAGGTAGTGGCGCTTCCCTTGATCTTTGTGCTCGTGGCGGGCACGGTCGCGCTGCTGGCGGTGGGGTACGCGGCGATGGCCCGCCAGCTCGGGCACCCGGCGGCCTACTACGGGATCCTCGCGCACGGGCTGGGCCGGAGTTGGGGTGTCGCTGCCGGCGTGGTCGCCCTGGTGGCCTACAACGCGATCCAGATCAGCCTGTATGGGCTGTTCGGGGCGACGATGGCCGCGCACCTGGGCGGCACGTGGTGGGTGTGGGCGGGCCTCGCCCTGGTCGTCGTCGGGGTGCTGGGTGTGCGGGCGATCGTGTTGTCGACCCGGGTCTTGGCCGTCGTGCTGGCCGTGTCCTTGCTGATCGTCGCGGCGTTCGTCCTCGCCGGGGTGGCACAGCCAGCGGCCGGCAAGGTGTCCTGGGACGGCTTTCACGCCTCTGCGCTAGCGGCCACCGGCATCGGCGGTGCGGTCGCCTTCTGCGTGGCTGCCTACATGGGCGTCGACGCGCCGGGGTCGCTCGTCGAGGAGGCCGTCGACCGTAGGTCGGTCGGCCGGGCCACCATCGGCGGGGTCCTCGTTCTCGGCGGAGTGTATGCCGTTGCCGCGTTCGCGATGGGAGCGGCGGTCGGCCCGGACGTCGTTGGGGAGGTGGCCGCTGATCCGGCGGCGGGGCTGCCGTTCTCGGTCCTAGCGCGCCTAGGCGACTGGTGGACGACCCTCGCGAACGTGGTGCTGATCTTCGCGATCGTCACGTCGATGCTGGCGTTTCACTCGGTCCTCGCCCGGTACGTGTTCGCCATGGCCCGGGAAAAGGTGCTGCCGGCGAGTCTTGCCCGCAGCAGTAGCGCGACCCGGGTCAGTGCGCCGCGTGGTGGGTCGTTGATGCAGACGACCGTCGCCGTGGCGGTGGTGGCGGTGTTCGCGTTCAGCGGCGCTGACCCGGTGGCGGTGATGTTCACGTGGCTGTCGGCGTTGGGGGCGATGGGCCTGCTGTGTCTGTTGCTGGCCGCGTCGGTGGCCGCGATGACGGCACCGGGCAGGGTGCGCGGCCCGCAGGCCGGCGCGTGGGAGTGGCGGCTCGCGCCCGCCTTGGGGGTGCTCGGTGGGTCGGTGGTGCTCGCGCTGATGATCGGCAACGCCGGGTCTCTGCTCGGTGCCGCTCCCGGGTCGCTGTATCCGTTCCTGCTGCCGGTGATCCTCCTTGCCACTGCCGTCGCGGGCGGCGTGTGGGCCGGGCATCTGCGGCGGGCCCGCCCGGAGGTCTACGTCGGCATCGGCCGTGGCACACCCAAGAGACATGCCGTTCCGGACGCCATGAACCTCTCGATCTGA